The genomic window ATCATGCTTACGCGATTGACTGCACGGTTCGCACTTGCCCAGTTGCGCGCTGCGGATGCGCAGCAATTCCAGGATCCGGCCGCCGAGCAGGGTGCCGGCGCCCAGGTGCGTCCTGGCCAGGTTGACCTGCTCGAGCTGGGCGCTGCGATACGCGAAGATCTGCGAGGGCACCGGACTCGCGTAGAGCCCGGCGGCCACGCCGGCATCGACGATTTCGCGGGAATGTGGACTGAGCTCTTCTATCGGTATTGGTGCAATGCGCAGCATTAATTCAGGCTATCTTTTTTATGCGGCACTGAGAAGGAGAAATCGATGTCCAGACTCGCCGGAAAAGTCGCGATAGTGACGGGAGGTGCCGGCGGGATTGGTGCGGCGACGGCACACGAATTGGCCGGGGGACCGGCGCCCGCGCCATCGCGCTCGGCGATGATCTCGCCACCGAAGACGTGGCACGGGCCTGGGCCGCGCCACGTTGACGCCGTATGTCGGGCAGCCGAAAGACGTCGCGGAACTCGTCACCTTTCTGGCTGCGCAACAGTCCCGCTACATCAGCGGAGGAATGATTTCCATCGACGGCGGAATGTCGGCGCATGTCGCTATGAATACGGGTAATTAATTAGAGCCATTATCGGCGCAAGCGCGCCATTTTGCGCATGCGAATTCATGAAAGCTGTATCAGGTTGGCGGCCCGAGCGCGTACGCGCCGGTCTCCGGGTGGTGATACCAGCCACCGGCGGCGTGGGTGCCGCCGTCGACGTGGATCGTCTGTCCGGTGATGTAGCTGGACATCTCCGAGGCGAGAAAGACTGCCGCCCCGGCCATTTCGTCGACGTGCCCCGCGCACCCCAGCGGAACCGTGAATCCCATCCGCTGCCGGGATCCCGGCGGTGCCATCTGCTCGAGGCCTTCGGTCCAGGTAATGTCGGGGGCCAGCGCGTTGACCCGGATGCCGTGCGGCGCCAGTTCGAGCGCCGCGGTCTTGGTGTAGTTGATGACGCCCGCCTTGGCCGCCGCGTACGTCGCGTAGCCGGGGGCGGCGCGGACCCCCTCTATCGACGTGACGCTGATGATGCTGCCGGGCAGGTGCTCCTCGACGAGCGTGCGGGCCACCCGCTGCGTGCACAGGTACACGTGGCGCAGATTCGATTTGTACAGGGCGTCCCACCCGTTCTCGCTGGTGTCCAGGATGCCCGACCAGAAGACGCCGCCGGCGTTGTTGACCAAGATCGTCACCGGGCCGAGCTCTGCTGCGGTCTGCGCGAGCGCTTCGTCCACGGCGGCGCTGTCCCGCACGTCGGTCGGGATACCGAGAGCGCCGATCTCCTCGGCGGCGGACGCGCAGGTGTCGGGGTTGCGTTCCCAGATCGCGACCCGCGCGCCGAATGCCGTCAGCCCAGCCGCGATGCCGCGGCCGATGCCGGAGCCGCCGCCGGTGACGACCGCGACGCGGTCGGTCAGGAGCGCGCTTGAGGGATCGAGTGCCACGCAGCCGACTATATGACAATCCCACTTCACGGTTTACAGTTCTCACTAAATCTGTTCGATATGTAAAGCGGAGTCAGCCGAGGGAGCCCACCATGGCCAGCACGATCTTCGTCACCGGCGCGACCGGCCAGACCGGCGGCAACGTCTGCAGGCAGCTGATCGAACGCGGCGACCACGTCCGCGCCCTGGTGCGCGATCCCGGCACGGCCACGGCCCTGGCCGACATCGGCATCGGCATCGAGGTGATCCAGGGCGACATCAGCGACGCCGACGACGTGCGCACCGCGGCCAAGGGCGCCGACGCCGCGATCCACTGCGCGGCCCTGCTGGGCGGCGCGAGCCAGGACCTCGAGGACTTCAAGGCCGTCAACATGGTCGGTACGACGAACGTCCTCGACGCCGCGACGGCGCACGGCATGCGCCGGGTCGTCGCGCTGAGCACCGCCACCTTCCTCGATTTGGGCACCGGCCTGGACTTCGAAGAGGCGCCCGTGTTGCAGAACCCACCGCAAGACCCCTACACCGTCACCAAACTGGCCGCGTTCCAGGAAGCCCACCGGCGCGCGGCC from Mycobacterium shigaense includes these protein-coding regions:
- a CDS encoding SDR family oxidoreductase: MTPYVGQPKDVAELVTFLAAQQSRYISGGMISIDGGMSAHVAMNTGN
- a CDS encoding SDR family NAD(P)-dependent oxidoreductase, encoding MALDPSSALLTDRVAVVTGGGSGIGRGIAAGLTAFGARVAIWERNPDTCASAAEEIGALGIPTDVRDSAAVDEALAQTAAELGPVTILVNNAGGVFWSGILDTSENGWDALYKSNLRHVYLCTQRVARTLVEEHLPGSIISVTSIEGVRAAPGYATYAAAKAGVINYTKTAALELAPHGIRVNALAPDITWTEGLEQMAPPGSRQRMGFTVPLGCAGHVDEMAGAAVFLASEMSSYITGQTIHVDGGTHAAGGWYHHPETGAYALGPPT